In a single window of the Mycobacteriales bacterium genome:
- a CDS encoding 3'-5' exonuclease, which translates to MVDVVDGFHADFEEGKKNRFAHDAGPDYLLGVAMADYRIARLEGLADLDVPLFFGRLWLDSGEDYHLGRRHVRDESDRSLPLVVDWRAPVARLYYQSSSHNRLDVAKRRRFGFRGGTLTGFEDEDLRAGQEFVSDILVNEIERPRTGPMRDIVATIQPEQDALIRRDVDTSLCVQGAPGTGKTAVGLHRVAWLLYTFPNKLASTGMLVIGPNDSFLRYVASVLPTLGEGAVRQATVDRLIGSGNVRIQDTDGVTALKHDARMAVVCERAVWSHLGHVEDDVAITHAGRTWTLSADMMQQFVLQARSRTRGWHDGRKAVESAVMNALKRQYEARTMRQVDSRWRADLKRHPSLKALFDGLWPHLTAKQVLRRLYADADFRAAVCSGLLAADEAGLLARGAGPLKLSAADVVLLDELQGAIRPLTAEQLFGHVVVDEAQDLSPMQCRAIARRTANGSMTVLGDLAQGTTPWAATEWTTQMQHLDHADAEFTEMTTGYRVPGVIIEVANRLLRHLGVSVSPARSLRADGTVEVITVDDLAAGTADAVEKALVSDGMVGVIAPDRLVEALRPALPVSDRVELVAATAAKGLEFDHVLVVEPAEFASVPSSAADTSDRRWLRHLYVAITRAVSALTIVTTQPLPPELAE; encoded by the coding sequence GTGGTTGACGTCGTGGACGGTTTCCACGCCGACTTCGAAGAGGGCAAGAAGAACCGGTTCGCCCATGACGCAGGCCCGGACTACCTGCTCGGGGTCGCGATGGCGGACTACCGTATCGCCCGCCTCGAGGGCCTCGCCGATCTGGACGTTCCGCTGTTCTTCGGCCGACTCTGGCTCGACTCCGGAGAGGACTACCACCTGGGGCGCCGCCACGTCCGGGACGAGTCCGACCGTTCCCTCCCGCTCGTCGTCGACTGGCGAGCACCGGTCGCCCGCCTGTACTACCAGTCCTCGTCCCACAACCGCCTCGACGTGGCGAAGCGACGCCGCTTCGGCTTTCGCGGAGGCACGCTCACCGGGTTCGAGGACGAGGACCTGCGGGCCGGGCAGGAGTTTGTCTCGGACATCCTCGTCAACGAGATCGAACGACCGCGCACCGGGCCGATGCGTGACATCGTCGCCACGATCCAGCCCGAGCAGGACGCGCTCATCCGGCGCGACGTCGACACGAGCCTGTGTGTCCAGGGAGCACCCGGAACGGGCAAGACCGCGGTCGGTCTGCACCGGGTGGCGTGGCTGCTCTACACCTTCCCGAACAAGCTCGCGAGCACCGGGATGCTCGTCATCGGCCCGAACGACAGTTTTCTGCGCTACGTCGCCAGCGTGCTGCCCACGCTCGGCGAGGGCGCAGTGCGCCAGGCCACCGTGGACCGCCTGATCGGCTCAGGGAACGTCCGCATCCAAGACACCGACGGGGTCACTGCACTCAAGCACGATGCCCGGATGGCAGTAGTGTGCGAACGGGCCGTGTGGAGCCATCTCGGCCACGTCGAGGACGATGTCGCCATCACGCACGCCGGCCGCACGTGGACGTTGTCTGCGGACATGATGCAGCAGTTCGTGCTCCAAGCGCGAAGCCGGACGCGGGGCTGGCACGACGGCCGCAAGGCCGTCGAGAGCGCCGTCATGAACGCCCTCAAGCGGCAGTACGAGGCTCGCACGATGCGGCAGGTCGACAGCCGCTGGCGGGCCGACCTCAAGCGCCACCCCTCCTTGAAGGCGTTGTTCGACGGACTGTGGCCGCACCTCACGGCCAAGCAGGTCCTGCGGCGGCTCTATGCAGATGCGGACTTCCGTGCGGCGGTCTGCTCCGGCCTTCTGGCTGCCGACGAGGCGGGCCTGCTCGCCCGCGGAGCCGGGCCGCTCAAGCTCTCGGCGGCGGACGTGGTGCTGCTCGACGAGCTGCAGGGCGCGATCCGCCCTCTGACCGCGGAGCAGCTGTTCGGCCACGTGGTCGTCGACGAAGCCCAGGACCTCTCCCCGATGCAGTGCCGCGCGATCGCCCGCCGGACCGCCAACGGCTCAATGACCGTCCTCGGTGACCTGGCCCAAGGCACGACACCCTGGGCCGCGACGGAGTGGACGACGCAGATGCAGCACCTGGATCACGCCGATGCAGAGTTCACCGAGATGACCACGGGTTACCGTGTACCGGGCGTCATCATCGAGGTGGCCAACCGCCTGCTGCGTCATCTCGGAGTCTCGGTCTCCCCGGCTCGCTCTCTCCGGGCCGACGGCACCGTCGAGGTGATCACCGTCGATGACCTCGCCGCCGGGACCGCTGACGCCGTCGAGAAGGCACTCGTCAGCGACGGCATGGTCGGCGTGATCGCTCCCGACAGGCTCGTCGAGGCCCTGCGTCCAGCGCTGCCCGTGAGCGACCGCGTCGAACTGGTCGCCGCCACTGCGGCCAAGGGCCTCGAGTTCGATCACGTCCTCGTCGTCGAACCAGCCGAGTTCGCGTCCGTGCCCTCGTCCGCTGCAGACACATCCGACCGGAGGTGGCTCCGGCACCTGTACGTAGCAATCACCCGTGCCGTCTCGGCGCTCACGATCGTGACGACTCAGCCGCTGCCGCCCGAGCTGGCCGAGTGA
- a CDS encoding YetF domain-containing protein: MLLELLGASWTRLGAVLVAACAVYLAVILLTRLAGVRSLAKMSSFDFAATVAVGSAVASTSAGSVPLTAGLLVLALLYALQYVVATLRRRNLLHGLVDNPPILLMAGPQVLEANLRHARISREELWSQLRLAGVHSRDQVGAVVFETTGDMSVLRRGDLDSELLQGVRGAEALGPAR; encoded by the coding sequence ATGCTGCTCGAGCTGCTCGGTGCGAGCTGGACCAGGCTGGGGGCGGTCCTCGTGGCCGCCTGTGCGGTCTACCTGGCGGTGATCCTGCTCACCCGGCTGGCGGGGGTCCGCTCGCTGGCGAAGATGTCGAGCTTCGACTTCGCCGCGACGGTCGCGGTCGGCTCCGCCGTTGCGTCCACGTCCGCGGGCAGCGTCCCGCTCACCGCCGGCCTGCTGGTCCTGGCGCTGCTGTACGCGCTGCAGTACGTCGTCGCCACGCTGCGCAGGAGGAACCTGCTGCACGGGCTCGTCGACAACCCGCCGATCCTGCTCATGGCCGGCCCACAGGTCCTCGAGGCGAACCTGCGGCACGCACGCATCAGCAGAGAGGAGCTGTGGTCTCAGCTGAGACTGGCCGGGGTGCACAGTCGTGATCAGGTAGGTGCCGTCGTGTTCGAGACGACCGGCGACATGAGCGTGCTGCGGCGCGGTGATCTCGACTCCGAGCTGCTGCAGGGGGTACGCGGCGCCGAGGCCCTCGGACCGGCGCGCTAG
- a CDS encoding alpha/beta hydrolase produces the protein MARPAVLVTASAVVLAALVVAAIWAFQRQLVYLPGRDPVPPAGAVISGALDVVLETEDGLELGGWYLPVAAAGAPAVLVANGNGGSRELRAPLARALADRGLSVLLFDYRGYGGNAGSPSEQGLALDVRAARRFLLEVAGVPADRLLYFGESLGAAVVTELATEHPPAGLVLRSPFEDLASVGSVHYPLLPVRALLKDRYPVAQHISEVNTLTTVIYGTADSIVPPEQSRRVAASAAELHRLVPISGADHNDLVLIAGDDVARAVVELMDARRAG, from the coding sequence GTGGCACGGCCGGCAGTTCTCGTCACGGCCAGTGCGGTGGTGCTCGCCGCGCTGGTAGTCGCTGCGATCTGGGCCTTCCAGCGACAGCTGGTGTACCTGCCGGGCCGGGATCCGGTACCGCCGGCAGGGGCGGTCATCTCCGGAGCTCTGGACGTCGTACTCGAAACCGAGGACGGGCTGGAGCTCGGCGGGTGGTACCTACCTGTGGCGGCGGCCGGGGCGCCGGCCGTGCTGGTCGCCAATGGCAATGGCGGTTCTCGCGAGCTGCGCGCACCGCTGGCACGCGCCCTCGCTGACCGGGGCTTGTCGGTGCTCCTGTTCGACTACCGGGGATACGGCGGCAACGCTGGGAGTCCCAGCGAGCAGGGCCTGGCCCTCGACGTGCGCGCGGCTCGCCGGTTCTTGCTGGAGGTGGCCGGGGTGCCGGCCGACCGACTGCTGTACTTCGGCGAGAGCCTGGGCGCTGCCGTCGTGACCGAGTTGGCGACGGAGCACCCGCCGGCGGGGCTGGTGCTGCGGTCGCCGTTCGAGGACCTCGCCTCCGTCGGCAGCGTCCACTACCCGCTGCTGCCGGTGCGGGCCCTGTTGAAGGACCGGTACCCGGTCGCCCAGCACATCTCTGAGGTGAACACGCTGACGACGGTCATTTACGGCACTGCGGACTCGATCGTCCCCCCAGAGCAGAGCCGACGCGTGGCGGCCTCCGCAGCAGAGCTCCACCGCCTGGTGCCGATCAGCGGCGCCGATCACAACGACCTCGTCCTGATCGCCGGTGACGACGTCGCCCGAGCGGTCGTCGAGCTCATGGACGCCCGCCGGGCCGGATGA
- a CDS encoding enoyl-CoA hydratase-related protein, translating into MAITYVVDDAVVVITIERPEAMNSLDPEHNDALGEAYRRFQDDDALRCAVLTGAGDAAFSAGADLKRLIPKVREAVLDEDGDPWVLGGMTWTPELGKPVVAAINGHALAGGLELALACDIRICSPNATFGLAETKWAIIPGAGGTQRLPRAVPLGVAVEMILTGDPIDAEAAFAHGLVNRIVPADELMAEALRVARSIASRGPVAVLAAKRAIFTGLDRGLEAGLVEEQRSLAQCLRTDDAEEGPRAFLEKRPPVYRGR; encoded by the coding sequence GTGGCCATCACCTATGTCGTGGACGACGCGGTCGTCGTGATCACCATCGAGCGGCCGGAGGCAATGAACAGCCTCGATCCGGAGCACAACGATGCGCTGGGCGAGGCCTACCGTCGGTTCCAGGACGACGACGCCCTGCGCTGCGCGGTGCTCACCGGCGCCGGTGACGCTGCTTTCAGCGCCGGAGCCGACCTCAAGCGGCTCATCCCCAAGGTGCGTGAGGCGGTTCTCGACGAGGACGGCGATCCCTGGGTGCTGGGCGGCATGACATGGACCCCAGAACTGGGCAAGCCAGTGGTGGCAGCCATCAACGGTCACGCGCTGGCGGGTGGGCTCGAGCTGGCGCTGGCGTGTGACATCCGGATCTGCTCCCCGAACGCCACCTTCGGGCTGGCCGAGACCAAGTGGGCGATCATACCCGGCGCCGGCGGAACCCAGCGCCTGCCGCGGGCCGTCCCCCTTGGGGTCGCCGTCGAGATGATCCTGACCGGGGACCCGATCGACGCGGAGGCCGCGTTCGCACACGGTCTCGTCAACCGCATCGTGCCGGCCGACGAACTGATGGCGGAGGCGCTCCGGGTCGCCCGGTCGATCGCCAGCCGCGGACCGGTCGCCGTGCTGGCCGCCAAACGGGCAATCTTCACCGGGCTCGACCGGGGTTTGGAGGCCGGGTTGGTCGAGGAGCAGCGGTCACTCGCCCAGTGCCTGCGCACGGACGACGCGGAGGAGGGGCCCCGCGCCTTCCTGGAGAAGCGGCCGCCGGTGTATCGGGGCCGCTGA
- a CDS encoding SDR family NAD(P)-dependent oxidoreductase has translation MSLPGRTVLITGAAGALGLAVAHRLAEPGTRLVLCDRDAAGLEVARSSLSGSDVETVVADVGDAGEVDAAVAFAVDRFGGLDVMINNAGILSPNKRMHQLTPQDWDAQLRVNLMGTVHGMTAAIRVMRSGGGGSIVNTASVAGLTAWTHSAPYCAAKAAVIHLSKVAAVEYARDRIRVNCVCPGTFESSMSQLIPEAALAGLTARYPLGLGKPADLVGAFAYLAGAESGWTTGTAMVVDGGYAAP, from the coding sequence GTGAGCTTGCCGGGACGGACCGTCCTGATCACCGGTGCCGCGGGCGCGCTGGGCCTGGCAGTGGCGCACAGACTGGCCGAGCCCGGCACCCGCCTCGTCCTGTGCGACCGGGACGCCGCCGGGCTGGAGGTCGCCCGCAGCAGCCTGTCCGGGTCCGATGTCGAGACGGTGGTCGCCGACGTCGGGGACGCCGGCGAGGTCGACGCCGCTGTGGCTTTCGCCGTGGACCGGTTCGGCGGCCTCGACGTCATGATCAACAATGCCGGGATCCTCTCCCCGAACAAACGTATGCACCAGCTGACCCCGCAGGACTGGGATGCCCAGCTGCGCGTGAACCTGATGGGCACCGTCCACGGCATGACTGCGGCGATTCGGGTGATGCGTTCCGGTGGCGGCGGCTCGATCGTCAACACCGCCTCGGTCGCGGGCCTCACGGCGTGGACCCATTCTGCGCCGTACTGCGCAGCCAAGGCCGCCGTGATCCACCTGAGCAAGGTCGCTGCCGTGGAGTACGCCCGCGACCGGATCCGCGTCAACTGCGTATGTCCCGGCACGTTCGAGTCCAGCATGAGCCAGCTCATTCCGGAGGCGGCACTTGCCGGCTTGACCGCCCGATATCCCCTGGGTCTAGGGAAGCCCGCGGATCTGGTCGGCGCGTTCGCCTACCTTGCGGGTGCCGAGTCGGGCTGGACCACGGGCACTGCGATGGTCGTCGACGGGGGTTACGCAGCCCCCTGA
- a CDS encoding SDR family NAD(P)-dependent oxidoreductase, protein MPVSSRTDLTGQVAVITGAARGIGRATAVALAAEGTDLVVGDLLDLSDTVAQVEAAGRRCVPLRTDVTQQADAAGLATAAVEAFGRLDMLVTCAGVYGAGGLDVDEREWDRVLDVNVKGTYLPVQAAFPVMAEAGRGKIVCIGSIAGKVGGVLAGPHYVASKGAIHALVRWLAKHGAQHGVYANGIAPGAVRTDMIEGHPYREDYCPLGRFAEPEDIAQTAVYLASQASNYVTGKVLTVDGGYVLSD, encoded by the coding sequence GTGCCCGTCAGCAGCAGAACGGACCTCACCGGACAGGTCGCGGTCATCACCGGTGCCGCGCGCGGCATCGGCCGGGCGACTGCGGTCGCCCTGGCCGCGGAGGGCACGGACCTGGTCGTCGGCGACCTGCTCGACCTCTCGGACACGGTCGCGCAGGTCGAGGCTGCGGGCCGGCGGTGCGTCCCGCTGCGCACCGACGTCACCCAGCAGGCCGATGCAGCCGGCCTGGCGACCGCGGCCGTCGAGGCCTTCGGCCGGTTGGACATGCTGGTCACCTGCGCCGGTGTCTACGGCGCCGGGGGACTCGACGTGGACGAGCGGGAATGGGACCGGGTCCTCGACGTGAACGTCAAGGGCACCTACCTGCCGGTGCAGGCAGCCTTCCCGGTCATGGCGGAGGCCGGCCGCGGCAAGATCGTGTGCATCGGGTCGATCGCCGGCAAGGTGGGCGGGGTGCTCGCCGGGCCGCACTACGTGGCGAGCAAGGGCGCCATCCACGCCCTCGTCCGCTGGTTGGCCAAGCACGGTGCGCAGCACGGGGTGTACGCCAACGGGATCGCGCCGGGAGCGGTCCGGACCGACATGATCGAGGGCCACCCGTACCGCGAGGACTACTGCCCGCTCGGCCGCTTCGCCGAGCCGGAGGACATCGCGCAGACTGCCGTTTACCTCGCGTCGCAGGCCTCGAACTACGTCACCGGCAAGGTTCTCACCGTCGACGGCGGCTACGTGCTGTCGGACTGA